Proteins encoded within one genomic window of Pseudalkalibacillus sp. SCS-8:
- a CDS encoding lysozyme family protein, producing the protein MFRQALEVKTKKVALGLFLKYLFPFLLASALLFSLLFMLLMFADQLVNNQSTSLDGNNGANLSKDVLQHKPTVEKYAKEYGVEKHVGMLLALMMQESGGRGDDPMQASESYCGKVGCIDDSELSIKQGVKYFSNVLEKAKGDVKLAVQSYNFGTGFIPYVFDNGGQYTQELAIEYSSMMYDKLKETGEYSCVRPEAVQYEACYGDIYYVDSVMQYYDYSTLVAAEGEWTFPVDGIKKVTSNYGYRKDPFDGSKDLHQGMDFGCINYVTPIQSVNAGKVIYSEFHTNSDGTPGYGNLVMIQHGKGFITAYAHLSDLSVKKGDIVERGQQVGVCGTTGSSTGPHLHFEWKTNKWSGHQNPKGLFANKGD; encoded by the coding sequence TTGTTCCGCCAAGCGCTAGAAGTGAAAACAAAAAAAGTGGCGTTAGGATTATTCCTAAAGTATCTGTTCCCCTTTCTCCTTGCTTCTGCCCTTTTATTCAGTCTTCTTTTCATGTTGTTAATGTTCGCGGATCAACTTGTAAACAATCAATCTACGTCTCTTGATGGAAATAATGGAGCAAATCTGTCTAAAGATGTTTTGCAGCACAAACCGACGGTTGAAAAGTATGCGAAGGAATATGGTGTTGAAAAACATGTGGGGATGCTTCTTGCCTTGATGATGCAAGAGTCGGGAGGTCGTGGGGATGACCCCATGCAAGCATCTGAAAGTTATTGCGGTAAGGTTGGATGTATTGATGATTCAGAGCTATCAATTAAACAGGGTGTAAAGTATTTTTCCAATGTACTAGAGAAAGCCAAAGGTGATGTCAAACTCGCTGTGCAATCCTATAACTTTGGTACTGGGTTCATCCCTTATGTATTTGATAACGGTGGCCAGTATACACAAGAGCTTGCAATCGAATACTCATCGATGATGTATGACAAATTGAAGGAAACAGGCGAATACAGCTGTGTAAGACCTGAAGCTGTACAGTATGAAGCCTGCTATGGGGATATTTATTATGTTGACTCAGTCATGCAGTACTATGATTATTCAACTCTTGTAGCTGCTGAAGGTGAATGGACCTTCCCGGTTGATGGCATAAAGAAAGTGACATCAAATTATGGCTATCGTAAAGATCCATTTGATGGATCAAAGGATTTGCATCAAGGTATGGACTTCGGCTGCATCAACTATGTCACACCAATCCAATCGGTCAATGCTGGTAAGGTTATCTATTCAGAGTTCCATACAAATAGTGATGGAACACCTGGATACGGGAACCTAGTGATGATCCAACATGGGAAAGGATTCATCACTGCTTACGCCCATCTTTCAGATTTATCAGTTAAAAAAGGAGATATTGTAGAGAGAGGGCAGCAAGTAGGGGTTTGCGGAACCACTGGTTCCTCAACTGGCCCACATCTTCACTTCGAATGGAAAACAAACAAATGGAGTGGTCACCAAAATCCTAAAGGTTTATTTGCAAACAAGGGTGATTAG
- a CDS encoding CD3337/EF1877 family mobilome membrane protein: MKRKLLFSLFILLLISLNISTDGYAESLEDERKSKQFDENRYELMTYADDSWWDVAGKTGSSVATSIKSFIWMINIVVANIVLMIVYQLFSLDIIDMTKGAVEEITSSTAGTLTYNFGLFALAVASLGIVVRAYIQQNWQAFFKLLTLIMLSLTLLFSIQTDKFNYIDLLHGFSTTLENAVMQVNPSLTEDDSFNFVSFDENSARSVSVSVENKVFDALIYQPYLLLQYGSADKAKINAEQSDRVEEYLNADPSTEKGMKKREEISQKEYEEYGNKQIFAGNAFKQAGYIMVMLLSTTIQGIVFFFIALVRIMLQFAFILMMLLAPFILFMSIFPSFEALVAKYAKGTFILVFFKAITMFFILVATSFITLGYDMTNMSNDLYYRIFIQIVFSVAIIFMYMKRQFVFSMLEGASPSLGDMGAARTGRTTLSRTQQGLRHASQMKKKTGSGLKKGRQVVSRSRTKAGNGLSSIGQSARNVSGSINEKVQQARNRIGQAQFGGKQSFQKQGFHPEPTTATDERENVYQNDKVSVLSNNQSNSTKHVNTKNVRNTSRKGSKQSNTKTSPSQNVSESTQSLNHEPSKSARNPYNHHKQPSIQTKDKRRVGGNSEGLLNRKSHFYSSNNE, encoded by the coding sequence ATGAAACGTAAGCTTCTGTTTTCCTTGTTCATCCTCCTTTTAATTTCATTAAATATATCCACTGATGGGTACGCAGAATCACTGGAAGATGAAAGGAAATCCAAACAGTTTGATGAAAATCGTTATGAATTAATGACCTATGCCGATGATAGCTGGTGGGATGTGGCAGGGAAGACAGGTTCCTCTGTTGCGACTTCTATCAAAAGCTTCATTTGGATGATCAACATCGTTGTAGCGAATATCGTTCTCATGATTGTATATCAGCTATTTTCGCTTGACATCATCGATATGACCAAAGGTGCTGTTGAAGAGATAACATCGAGTACAGCTGGTACTCTGACCTATAACTTTGGATTATTTGCATTAGCTGTAGCCTCTCTTGGCATCGTAGTCCGGGCTTATATCCAACAGAATTGGCAGGCGTTTTTCAAGCTTCTCACATTGATTATGCTCAGTTTGACGTTGCTCTTCTCCATACAGACCGATAAGTTCAATTACATCGATCTCCTACACGGATTTTCTACAACTCTTGAAAATGCAGTAATGCAGGTGAATCCGTCATTGACGGAGGATGATTCATTTAATTTTGTCAGTTTCGATGAAAATTCAGCCCGTTCTGTATCTGTCTCAGTCGAGAACAAGGTGTTTGATGCGTTGATCTATCAACCGTATCTTTTACTTCAATACGGGAGTGCGGATAAAGCAAAAATCAATGCTGAACAATCTGATCGCGTTGAAGAGTATTTAAATGCTGATCCAAGCACAGAAAAAGGTATGAAAAAACGTGAAGAAATTTCTCAAAAAGAATACGAAGAATACGGGAACAAACAAATCTTTGCTGGGAATGCCTTCAAACAAGCTGGTTACATCATGGTCATGTTATTGTCGACCACTATTCAAGGTATCGTCTTTTTCTTCATCGCTTTGGTTCGGATTATGCTGCAATTTGCGTTCATTTTGATGATGCTACTTGCACCTTTCATTTTGTTCATGAGTATTTTCCCATCGTTTGAAGCATTGGTTGCCAAATATGCCAAAGGGACTTTTATTCTAGTCTTTTTCAAAGCGATTACAATGTTCTTCATTCTAGTGGCTACAAGCTTCATTACGCTCGGTTATGATATGACGAACATGTCCAACGATCTCTATTACCGTATATTCATTCAAATCGTCTTCAGTGTCGCTATCATCTTCATGTACATGAAACGTCAATTTGTCTTCAGCATGTTGGAAGGGGCGTCACCAAGTCTCGGTGATATGGGGGCAGCACGAACGGGTCGAACGACGCTATCTCGAACACAACAAGGACTTCGTCATGCCTCTCAAATGAAAAAGAAAACAGGAAGTGGACTAAAAAAGGGTCGACAAGTCGTCTCACGGAGTCGAACGAAAGCCGGAAATGGGTTGTCGTCAATTGGACAGTCTGCTCGGAATGTAAGTGGATCGATCAATGAAAAAGTACAACAAGCACGAAATCGAATCGGACAAGCTCAATTTGGTGGAAAACAAAGCTTTCAAAAACAGGGGTTCCATCCTGAACCGACTACAGCAACAGATGAGAGGGAGAATGTTTATCAAAATGATAAGGTATCTGTCCTATCAAATAATCAATCCAATTCTACTAAACACGTAAATACTAAGAATGTTAGAAACACCTCACGAAAAGGCTCGAAGCAGAGTAATACAAAAACATCACCTTCACAGAATGTAAGCGAATCAACTCAATCGTTGAACCATGAGCCATCAAAATCAGCTCGAAACCCTTATAATCACCATAAACAACCATCAATACAAACCAAAGATAAAAGAAGAGTGGGAGGAAATTCAGAAGGTCTATTAAACCGGAAATCTCACTTTTATTCATCAAATAACGAGTAG